GCTGGGAGTGTGCGTGAAGGCCACAGAGGAAAAATCCTCCGCCATCCGCTTTTTTACGGGGGAGGAGGCAGGAGGATGAGATTGACAATAGCAGGGAGGGTTAACCGGTCAGACAGGCTTTTTCGTGATCGAATCGGCAGGAAAACAGGCGATTTTATGTGTCCCAACACGCAGAAAGCGGCAAAAAAGCTACAGAGATCACACTTATTAACGGCAGGGCGTAGAAACAAGGAGGATGAGTCAGCCGTCGCTTAACAGCAGACTTCTGCCTAACGACAACCACTCACGTTTAGAGGAAAGGGAAATGTCAAAGTTCAAACTGAATGGCAAAACTCTACTGTTATGCGCTCTGACCGCCGCGCTGCTGCCCGGCGCGGCGCTGGCGAAAATCGAAGAAGGCAAGCTGGTCATCTGGATTAACGGCGATAAGGGCTACAACGGCCTGGCGGAAGTGGGTAAGAAATTTGAGCAGGATACCGGTATTAAAGTCACTATCGAGCATCCCGATAAGCTGGAAGAAAAATATCCGCAGGTGGCCGCAACCGGTGATGGCCCTGATATTATTTTCTGGGCGCACGATCGCTTCGGCGGCTATGCGCAGTCCGGCCTGCTGGCGGAAGTCGCACCAGATAAAACCCTACAGGACAAAATCTACCCCTTTACCTGGGATGCCGTGCGCTATAACGGCAAGCTGATCGGTTATCCGGTCGCGGTGGAATCACTGTCGCTGATTTATAACAAAGACCTGTTGCCTAATCCGCCGAAAACTTGGGAAGAAATCCCGGCGCTGGATAAACAGCTGCGCGCCAAAGGTAAAAGCGCCATTATGTTTAACCTTCAGGAGCCCTATTTTACCTGGCCGCTCATTGCTGCGGACGGCGGCTACGCCTTTAAGAAAGAAAACGGCAGCTATAACGTAAAAAACGTCGGTGTTAATAATCAAGGCTCGCAGGAAGGTCTGAAATTCCTGGTCGATTTAATTAAGAACAAACATCTTAATGCGGATACCGATTACGCCATCGCCGAAGCCGCATTTAATAAAGGTGAAACCGCTATGACTATTAACGGTCCCTGGGCGTGGAATAATATCGACGGCGCGAAAGTTAATTATGGCGTAACGCTGCTGCCTACCTTTAAAGGTAAGCCTTCAAAACCGTTCGTTGGAGTGTTGAGCGCCGGAATTAACGCCGCCAGCCCGAATAAAGAACTGGCGAAAGAGTTTATCGAAAACTACCTGCTGACAGACGATGGTCTGGCGAAAGTGAACGCTGACAAACCACTGGGTGCCGTGGCGCTGAAATCCTACCAGGAGAAGCTGGCGAAGGATGAGAAGATCTCCGCCACCATGGAGAACTCACAGAAAGGTGAAATCATGCCGAACGTGCCGCAGATGTCCGCCTTCTGGTATGCGGAACGCAGCGCGGTACTGAACGCGATTAACGGGCGTCAGAGCGTGGAAGCCGCGCTGAAAGATGCGGAGAGCCGTCTAACCAAGTAAGGACTCACTACCGAATTAAATTGGACTACGGGCGGCCTGTGTCGCTCGCAGGCTGAGTGTTATCTGTCGCGTTTCCGGTGTGGAGCGTTACCCGTACCTCTTTTCATCTGTTGCAGAAGGATCCTGAAATGGCAAAATCCGCATTGTGGTGGCAGCGTGACGCCCTGAAGTGGCTGGTTCTTGCCCTCTGCGTGTTAGTAACCGGCTATCTGGTTGTGCTGATGTATGCTCAGGGCGAATACCTGTTCGCTATCGTCACGCTGGTGCTGCTCAGCAGCGGCCTGGTGGTGTTTTCCGCACGCCGGGCGCAGGCGTGGCGCTATGTCTGGCCCGGTCTGGCGGGCATGGTACTGTTTATCCTGTTCCCGCTCGCCTGCACTATCGCTATCGCCTTCACTAATTACAGCAGCACTAACCAGCTCACCTTCGAGCGGGCACGCCAGGTGTTGCTGGACCGCCAGTTTCAGGCGGGCGAAGGCTACGCTTTTTCACTTTGGTCAGCGACAGATAACCAATGGCGTCTGTTACTGAACGGCGCGGAAAACAAACAGTTTATCTCGCCGCCCTTCTCGCTCTCTTCTCCAAGTGAGCAAACGCTTACTCTTACTGAGACACAACAGCCGCCCGATGGCGAGCGTGCAATGCTGCGTGTTATTACGCAGAATCGTCAGGCTCTTTCCCGGCTGACTGCGCACCTGCCGGATGGCACACAGCTACGGATGAGTTCGCTGCGCCAGTTCTCCGGTACACAGCCGCGTTATCACCTCGGTGAAGGTGATATCCTGACCGACAAACAAACCGGCCAGATATGGTATCCCAACGATGATACAGGCTTCTGGCAAACCAAAGATGCAAATCAGCAGTGGACCAGCGAAAAGCTTAGTCCTGGCTACACCGTCGCAATTGGCTGGAAAAATTTCCTGCGCGTAATGACCGATCAGGGCATCCAGCAGCCGTTTGTCGCTATTTTTATCTGGACGGTAGTTTTCGCGGCGCTGACGGTGCTGCTGACCGTCGCGGTTGGCATGGTGCTGGCCTGCCTGATGCAGTGGGAAGCGTTGAAAGGACGCGCAATTTATCGACTACTGTTGATTCTGCCCTACGCGGTGCCCGCCTTTATCTCTATTCTGATCTTTAAGGGGCTGTTTAATCAGAGCTTCGGCGAGATCAATATGATGCTTGATAGCCTGTTCGGTATCAAACCCGCCTGGTTCAGCGATCCGGCGATGGCGCGCACTATGCTGGTCATCGTTAATACCTGGCTTGGTTATCCCTACATGATGATTCTCTGTATGGGATTGTTAAAGGCGATACCGGACGATCTCTATGAGGCTTCCGCGCTGGATGGCGCCACGCCACGGCAAAACTTCCTGCGTATTACGCTGCCGCTGCTGATTAAGCCATTGACACCGCTGATGATCGCCAGCTTTGCATTTAACTTTAATAACTTCGTACTGGTATTACTACTGACCAACGGCGGGCCGGACCGTCTGGGCACGACCACGCCTGCAGGCTACACCGATCTGCTGGTGAGCTACACCTGGCGTATCGCCTTTGAAGGCGGCGGCGGTCAGGATTTCGGCCTGGCAGCCGCTATCGCTACGCTGATCTTCCTGCTGGTTGGCGCACTGGCGCTGGTTAATCTGAAGTTCACCCGTATCAGAACAGAGTAAGGAGCGAATCATGGCGATGGTAAAACCTAAATCGCAAAAGCTACGGCTGGCGTTGACGCATCTGTTGCTGCTTAGCTTTATCGTACTGATTATGTATCCGCTGCTGATGGTGTTTGCTATCTCGCTGCGCCCTGGCAATTATGCCATCGGCAGTTTGCTGCCGGAGCATATTTCCTGGGATCACTGGAAGCTGGCCCTCGGTTTTGCGGTAACCCATGAAAACGGCAGCGTCACACCGCCGCCCTTTCCGGTGCTGCTGTGGCTGTGGAACTCGGTAAAAGTGGCGGCGATTACTGCCGTTGGTATCGTGGCGCTTTCAACCACCTGTGCCTATGCTTTTGCCCGTATGCGCTTTCGCGGTAAATCAACGCTGTTGAAGGGCATGTTGATATTTCAGATGTTCCCGGCGGTACTGTCGCTGGTGGCGCTCTATGCACTGTTCGATCGCCTGGGGCAGTACATTCCTTTTATTGGCCTGAATACTCATGCCGGGCTGGTATTTGCTTATCTGGGCGGCATTGCTCTGCATGTCTGGACGATTAAAGGTTATTTCGAGACTATCGACGGTTCGCTGGAAGAAGCTGCGGCGCTTGATGGCGCGACGCCCTGGCAGGCGTTTCGCCTGATTCTGCTGCCGCTTTCCGTACCGATTCTCGCCGTGGTGTTTATTTTGTCGTTTATCGCTGCCGTCACCGAAGTGCCGGTTGCTTCGCTGCTGCTGCGCGACGTTAACAGCTATACCCTGGCGGTAGGAATGCAGCAGTACCTGAATCCGCAGAACTATCTGTGGGGTGATTTTGCCGCAGCGGCGGTGCTGTCAGCGCTGCCGATTACGCTGGTCTTTTTGCTGGCGCAGCGCTGGTTGGTAAGCGGCCTGACCGCTGGCGGCGTGAAGGGTTAATTAATGATTTTGTGTTGTTGCCTTTGTTGTTATTGCCACTGCTAAGTTGTTCCCTGTGTTTTTCCGGCGGCCTGTAGGCCGCCTTTTTTTTAAGGAATTCTGTTAATAAACAACAACCGATGCTCTTATAAAAAGGGATAACCACTGCGGCTTATCAACCAGTAAAAACAGGTTCAGGCGGCCTGAAGCCGCCAATATTACTCACGCTTCAGCCGGTTACTGTTCGCCAGCCACAGCGTTACCACCAGAATAAGTATCGCTGTGGAATAGCAGAGCGTATCAAATGGATTTTTATGGTCGACAACGATCAGTCGAATAATCGCTGTAATACCGATATAGACAAAATAACGTAGCGGGAAATGGTATCCGGACTGAAAATATTTCACTATCAGCGCAATAAATTCAAAATAAAGAAACCAGATGACAATCCCTTCCACCAGCAGATAGGCGGAAGCCGCCTCACCGGTATTCAGCAATACGTTTGCCAGATGAATTGTCTCTTTACCTAAGAAAACAATTAAAATAATCGCCAGGATCAACAGACCGGCATTTAATACCCATTGTAGCGCCGCAGCGATGAATTTTTCACTTATCATTAAAGCTTCCTGTTAAAGGTGGCTCAACTGGTCAGCCAGACCGTACAGGCATCATGACATAACGTGAGCAAGATCACAGTATAGTCACAACAAAATAAAAAGCGGACGAAAAACCTACTTTCACTAAGTCTTAATAACTAACGAAAGTTTATGTCGCGATCGCTGGTCATATCGTACAGGCGATGCTTACGGATCAGCCTCTGCCCACCATCACGCGTCAGCGGTTCCCAGCCAATCAGCGCTTTTCCACGGTTATGCGTGGCGGTAAACAGCTCCATCGGCACGGAGATATAAAAGCCTTTGGTAAAATCACCTTCACCATACTCTTCGCGGGAGACATTCGTCAGCGTGACATAAGCACCCACGCTAACGCCGCTGGCGAAACGCTTCGAAATATCAAGCGTACCGCCTCTATCCTCCGCCAGATACTGTCCAACGCTCGTTTTTACCAGTACATCATCCACAAAACCGGGCTGCCAGTAGGCGGTAAGATGGCCCGTTGAAGCTTTATAACGGGTGAACCGCATCATATTGTCCCAGTCGCGCTGCTTCACGTAGTTTGCATCGACGCCAACTGCCCAGCAGCTGTCCAGCGGACGATAAAGTATCTCTGCGCCCGCGCCAGCGTACATGGTTTCAAGATAACCGCCATAGAGCTGCGCATAGATGCCGTTACCAAAATAGTGGAGGCCAGTCATTTGTAGATTATTAATGTATAAATCATTTTTTACATAATCACGGATATGAGTACGTACGCGCGGCAGCGCGGAATCAGCAGGTCGCCCATCATATTTGAATCGATCATAATTGTTCGTTACGTCGGCAAAGAAACCGCCCCCCACCAGCAGATGCTGAGTTAGCCAGTAGTCGGCATGCCCCCCGACACCAACCTGATACATATAGAAGCTTTCCGGGCCGCCAAATGACTGATTCAATACCGGCGCAAGACCATAACTGAAGGAATCTCTTTCGATATAGTAGCCCTGTTCCGTTTTTCCAGGATCGACAGGATTGACGCGTCGTTGTTGTAGCGGCGGCTTATGTCCCAGTGGATAACCATCAAGCTGCTGATACAAACTGCTCACGCGCGTTTCGGTAGTAACCTGTGGCAGGTTATAACGTGTCTGGGTAATACGCAGCCTATCGATATTCGCGGGTAAATGATTCATTAAAATCAGGTTAGCTCGATCGACACCTTCCTGAGTATCGCGGTATTTGACCTGTTCGCCCGTGACATAGAGCGTACGGTCTTTAATTTGCAGATTGGGTGCATCAAAACCGGCATTATACTTCAGCGCCATCAGCTGATTAGCGACCACCGTATGCTGCAAGACTTCCATCTGCGGTTCCGGTCGCCACTTTGGTTTCGCCTGATCGAGATGCTGCGTATGCAGATCGTTAAAGTTCGTATGCAGCGTGACGCCAAAAGTTAAGGTATTGCCACGCTCATAGCTGGTATTAATATCGGCCCAGTCGCTGAGGCGATAAACGGCACCAACGTTTACTTTGCTACGTTGTTCCAGCTGTCCCGCATAGTCTCCACGGTAATCATTACCTTCATATTCTATTTTCAGGCGTAACGGTTGCCACAGCGTCTGGTATTCGACGCCACCAAAGATTGAGGCAGGTCCTTTGAACAGATCGTCGCCGTTAACGGAGGTTGACGATCCGGAACCGTTGCGGCGCTGGCAGAACTTATCGTCATAGCTACAGAAAGGATTCTTAATATTGCCGCCGTTACCGATATAACCCCAGCCGATGCCCAGCGTAAAATCGAGTGGCCCCCAGGCTTTGCTGGCAACCAGATATTCACTGTCAAACAGGCCGGTTCCGGACAGGTCGCGCGTTCCTGCCGCCACTTCCGGCAACCAGTAATCTTCCTGCCACAGGCGTAGCTTAAAATCGAACGCCTTATCTTTATAGGTCTGATTGCCGCTGAAGTTAACAGAGCTGCTGTACTGTCTGGTGCGCACATCACTATAGCGTACGGTAGCTTCCAGCCATGGGAAAACCACCATTGATGCGGAATAGAAACGGTACTGATCGTTATCGCGATAGTTAAAGCTGAACTCACCCTCTTTCGCCATGCGCGCCGTTGGCACCTGAAGCAGGCCTACGCCGCCGAAATCTGACTGGGAGGAGCGCACCGGCTCATCCCAGATTGTTGCCTGTGCATGAAGAGCGGCAGTGACAGAAACAGCCATCAGGGTGGGAAGCAGATATTTTTTCATCAGTCAGGAATCCGGTGCGTTAAAACAGCAACAATGTGCGAATTCAGATCGTGCAGCTCATCCGGCAGCACCGAGGGTGAAAAGCCGACAAAAATAGTGCTGCCCGGTATTACCTCAACGTGACGATGATTCCAGTAAGCTAT
The sequence above is a segment of the Mixta intestinalis genome. Coding sequences within it:
- the malF gene encoding maltose ABC transporter permease MalF, translating into MAKSALWWQRDALKWLVLALCVLVTGYLVVLMYAQGEYLFAIVTLVLLSSGLVVFSARRAQAWRYVWPGLAGMVLFILFPLACTIAIAFTNYSSTNQLTFERARQVLLDRQFQAGEGYAFSLWSATDNQWRLLLNGAENKQFISPPFSLSSPSEQTLTLTETQQPPDGERAMLRVITQNRQALSRLTAHLPDGTQLRMSSLRQFSGTQPRYHLGEGDILTDKQTGQIWYPNDDTGFWQTKDANQQWTSEKLSPGYTVAIGWKNFLRVMTDQGIQQPFVAIFIWTVVFAALTVLLTVAVGMVLACLMQWEALKGRAIYRLLLILPYAVPAFISILIFKGLFNQSFGEINMMLDSLFGIKPAWFSDPAMARTMLVIVNTWLGYPYMMILCMGLLKAIPDDLYEASALDGATPRQNFLRITLPLLIKPLTPLMIASFAFNFNNFVLVLLLTNGGPDRLGTTTPAGYTDLLVSYTWRIAFEGGGGQDFGLAAAIATLIFLLVGALALVNLKFTRIRTE
- the psiE gene encoding phosphate-starvation-inducible protein PsiE, translated to MISEKFIAAALQWVLNAGLLILAIILIVFLGKETIHLANVLLNTGEAASAYLLVEGIVIWFLYFEFIALIVKYFQSGYHFPLRYFVYIGITAIIRLIVVDHKNPFDTLCYSTAILILVVTLWLANSNRLKRE
- a CDS encoding YjbH domain-containing protein, translated to MKKYLLPTLMAVSVTAALHAQATIWDEPVRSSQSDFGGVGLLQVPTARMAKEGEFSFNYRDNDQYRFYSASMVVFPWLEATVRYSDVRTRQYSSSVNFSGNQTYKDKAFDFKLRLWQEDYWLPEVAAGTRDLSGTGLFDSEYLVASKAWGPLDFTLGIGWGYIGNGGNIKNPFCSYDDKFCQRRNGSGSSTSVNGDDLFKGPASIFGGVEYQTLWQPLRLKIEYEGNDYRGDYAGQLEQRSKVNVGAVYRLSDWADINTSYERGNTLTFGVTLHTNFNDLHTQHLDQAKPKWRPEPQMEVLQHTVVANQLMALKYNAGFDAPNLQIKDRTLYVTGEQVKYRDTQEGVDRANLILMNHLPANIDRLRITQTRYNLPQVTTETRVSSLYQQLDGYPLGHKPPLQQRRVNPVDPGKTEQGYYIERDSFSYGLAPVLNQSFGGPESFYMYQVGVGGHADYWLTQHLLVGGGFFADVTNNYDRFKYDGRPADSALPRVRTHIRDYVKNDLYINNLQMTGLHYFGNGIYAQLYGGYLETMYAGAGAEILYRPLDSCWAVGVDANYVKQRDWDNMMRFTRYKASTGHLTAYWQPGFVDDVLVKTSVGQYLAEDRGGTLDISKRFASGVSVGAYVTLTNVSREEYGEGDFTKGFYISVPMELFTATHNRGKALIGWEPLTRDGGQRLIRKHRLYDMTSDRDINFR
- the malE gene encoding maltose/maltodextrin ABC transporter substrate-binding protein MalE, producing the protein MSKFKLNGKTLLLCALTAALLPGAALAKIEEGKLVIWINGDKGYNGLAEVGKKFEQDTGIKVTIEHPDKLEEKYPQVAATGDGPDIIFWAHDRFGGYAQSGLLAEVAPDKTLQDKIYPFTWDAVRYNGKLIGYPVAVESLSLIYNKDLLPNPPKTWEEIPALDKQLRAKGKSAIMFNLQEPYFTWPLIAADGGYAFKKENGSYNVKNVGVNNQGSQEGLKFLVDLIKNKHLNADTDYAIAEAAFNKGETAMTINGPWAWNNIDGAKVNYGVTLLPTFKGKPSKPFVGVLSAGINAASPNKELAKEFIENYLLTDDGLAKVNADKPLGAVALKSYQEKLAKDEKISATMENSQKGEIMPNVPQMSAFWYAERSAVLNAINGRQSVEAALKDAESRLTK
- the malG gene encoding maltose ABC transporter permease MalG, which gives rise to MAMVKPKSQKLRLALTHLLLLSFIVLIMYPLLMVFAISLRPGNYAIGSLLPEHISWDHWKLALGFAVTHENGSVTPPPFPVLLWLWNSVKVAAITAVGIVALSTTCAYAFARMRFRGKSTLLKGMLIFQMFPAVLSLVALYALFDRLGQYIPFIGLNTHAGLVFAYLGGIALHVWTIKGYFETIDGSLEEAAALDGATPWQAFRLILLPLSVPILAVVFILSFIAAVTEVPVASLLLRDVNSYTLAVGMQQYLNPQNYLWGDFAAAAVLSALPITLVFLLAQRWLVSGLTAGGVKG